In Xenorhabdus nematophila ATCC 19061, one DNA window encodes the following:
- a CDS encoding neuraminidase-like domain-containing protein, whose translation MQQTKLTGQMAERKRNALEAVWLGQLSRNNGTPVTLNTPDDIYNYLLIDTQSGWQLTTSMVAQVIASLQQYINNILLGGEPGYNQVRWHRDHQTLLDDWQSTHAQYDTWATNVLLAQYPENYLSPPLRTHQTGDFAQMVSDLSQGPLNDDTILTAVQGYLNRFEEVANLSVISGYVAGTDLVKSDYYFLGRTASKPCTYYWRKCAMHMNTGTTMVPDSWSEWLKVDLPLGGDNVVGQPRPVMQNNRLYVVWFERSVTVKQGHQSDKQATLAARMAYQKFDGTWSAPQSLGSTSEAQNEEETLYSEGAEFSTLALEFISADGQTFLYTALYTSKEVTWTTPGGDSQKISLVNNEKTAMVCAFDAWMNPVMPDDSDALEKLFKLYALQTLAKDNHHTEAVNPKATGQQFLQRAVDRRVENRVTDTELTDDTLALGAEMPTMQACLGYETKTNAVVLNVGGGASGNDKLMLNFTLDAKERLSPTVSGQGGNNLPKVGPIRYLISFPPVNVGLTIWFDSSDKYNWVKDSYEGMWIDDLYYPKNISTHFDDEEKKLWSSGFLDQNKLDQNTVSHFGIVCRSQGKEDTFQFNLGEDVTKSILEPVIRLIINSDIEDLASEDIYNFELDPLNAEIDLPLARDQPYSFNIFTSLELWGQNSNGKLEKKVKETCRYTTVRVTIPATFDALTDPLPLLDSRTDPKLGTAEFLHYRSKHNVGIPSPVRLNTLFARKLVNAAQSGLDHLFQWNTQLTPEPGIHQPEYTPTPMDFSGANGLYFWELFYHTPALVADTLQSRGQHAAARRWQQHIFNPSALNQGTDSQNNQIPNYWKVGPISTVYAKEVPSYTIEGPTNPDALAYTNPVHFRKASYMSYVQTQIALGDRYYRQLTPDSLNQALQIYTQTCELLGTRPGVGLVSTWVPMPLKDAAERRPSGEHMARFERELPSLPATWNSYPTPTDYPSVQTVTSAVFHSPVNNQLLMLWDTLDARRYNLRHNLDINGNPLHLPLFAAPLDPTALLMAEAQGGTQIGSHRAGMLTIPPYRYRVMSEKAREAAGMLSGFGQQLLQYLEASDERHKEILGQSQLADLWSFTQRAQKQAVDIAINGLDTLNTSLAAARQRYDYYQGLADRGNSVLESAAMGSMASSAALMGAVSVPAIAAGAVALTPNIFGLADGGSDWAGPLKGLAESTMALGFAAGAASETMNIQAGFDRRKEEWQQQAEEASLDITTLQSQIKGQQLQIEAARTVQDLTLAQHQQVMDMYRFLSTRFTGEALYRWLIGQLSALYYQAYDATLSLCLAAQTCWQYELGDFETTFIQTGSWNDHYRGLLIGETLRLNLQQMEVAWLSRNTRKLEITRSFSLREKVGDTAWAGWLGTLKENGVNTFSLSEKDFDQDYPGHYLRQIASVSVSLPAVVGPYQNVRATLTQTGNCLVLKPDLKAVKYLKENKSGNGTHVKRNLNASQEIALSSGVDDNGVLVLNAGNERYLPFEGTGAVSDWSLAFPNPRSNPQQQILSSLNDIIVTVRYTARNGGNAFATEVMKVWLQQTE comes from the coding sequence ATGCAACAGACAAAATTAACCGGTCAGATGGCCGAACGTAAACGCAATGCCCTGGAAGCGGTCTGGCTGGGCCAATTATCCCGTAATAACGGGACTCCAGTCACGCTGAATACCCCTGATGATATCTACAATTATTTGCTGATTGATACCCAAAGTGGCTGGCAGTTGACCACCAGTATGGTGGCCCAAGTGATTGCTTCGCTGCAACAGTATATCAACAACATTCTGTTGGGTGGTGAGCCTGGCTACAATCAGGTGCGCTGGCATCGAGATCACCAGACGCTGCTTGATGACTGGCAATCCACTCATGCTCAGTACGATACCTGGGCAACCAATGTCTTGCTGGCACAGTACCCGGAAAATTATCTCTCCCCGCCGTTGCGTACCCATCAGACCGGTGATTTTGCCCAGATGGTATCCGACCTCAGTCAGGGACCGCTCAATGACGATACCATTCTTACCGCAGTGCAAGGGTATCTGAACCGTTTTGAAGAAGTGGCTAACCTGAGTGTGATTAGCGGCTATGTTGCCGGCACTGATCTGGTGAAGAGCGATTATTACTTTCTGGGACGCACTGCCAGCAAGCCCTGCACCTATTACTGGCGCAAGTGTGCCATGCACATGAACACCGGCACCACTATGGTGCCGGACTCTTGGTCGGAATGGTTGAAAGTGGACTTGCCGCTGGGCGGTGACAATGTAGTCGGCCAGCCGCGTCCGGTGATGCAGAACAACCGTCTGTATGTCGTGTGGTTTGAGCGCTCAGTCACAGTAAAACAAGGTCATCAGTCTGACAAGCAGGCTACTCTGGCCGCCCGGATGGCCTATCAGAAGTTTGACGGTACCTGGAGTGCCCCACAATCTCTGGGCAGTACAAGTGAAGCGCAGAATGAGGAAGAAACGCTATATTCGGAAGGTGCAGAGTTCTCAACTCTGGCGCTGGAGTTTATCAGTGCGGATGGCCAGACCTTCCTGTATACCGCGCTTTACACCAGCAAAGAGGTGACGTGGACGACTCCGGGTGGAGATTCTCAGAAAATCAGTCTGGTGAATAACGAAAAAACGGCCATGGTATGCGCCTTTGATGCCTGGATGAATCCGGTTATGCCGGATGATAGTGATGCTCTCGAAAAACTGTTTAAATTGTACGCGTTGCAGACTCTGGCAAAAGACAATCACCATACTGAGGCTGTCAACCCGAAAGCGACCGGCCAGCAGTTCCTGCAACGGGCGGTGGATCGCCGCGTAGAGAACCGGGTGACCGATACTGAGCTTACGGACGATACGCTGGCATTAGGGGCAGAAATGCCGACAATGCAGGCATGTCTGGGGTATGAGACCAAAACCAATGCGGTGGTACTCAATGTTGGTGGTGGCGCAAGTGGCAATGACAAGTTAATGCTGAATTTTACGCTGGATGCGAAGGAACGGCTGTCTCCAACGGTCTCTGGTCAGGGGGGAAATAATCTGCCTAAGGTGGGACCTATCCGATACTTAATATCTTTTCCACCGGTGAATGTAGGCCTGACCATATGGTTTGATTCGTCTGACAAATACAACTGGGTAAAAGATTCCTATGAGGGTATGTGGATCGATGATTTGTATTATCCGAAAAATATTTCTACTCACTTTGATGATGAGGAGAAAAAACTATGGTCTAGTGGCTTCTTAGATCAGAACAAGCTCGATCAGAATACTGTATCACATTTTGGTATTGTATGTCGTAGCCAAGGTAAGGAGGACACATTCCAGTTCAACCTGGGGGAGGACGTTACAAAAAGTATCCTAGAGCCTGTCATTCGTCTCATCATTAATAGCGATATTGAGGATTTGGCGAGCGAAGATATTTATAACTTCGAACTTGATCCTTTAAACGCAGAAATTGATCTGCCTTTAGCTAGAGACCAGCCATATTCCTTCAATATATTTACCAGTCTTGAACTCTGGGGACAAAACAGTAATGGGAAATTAGAAAAAAAGGTAAAGGAAACCTGCCGCTACACCACTGTGAGGGTGACTATCCCTGCCACGTTTGACGCGTTAACAGACCCGCTTCCATTGCTGGACAGCCGTACCGACCCGAAATTGGGTACAGCGGAGTTCCTGCACTATCGCAGCAAACATAATGTCGGGATTCCCAGTCCTGTCCGCCTGAACACGCTGTTTGCCCGTAAGCTGGTGAACGCCGCCCAGAGCGGTCTGGATCATTTATTCCAGTGGAACACCCAGCTGACGCCGGAACCGGGTATTCACCAACCGGAGTACACCCCAACGCCCATGGACTTTTCAGGCGCCAATGGCCTGTACTTCTGGGAACTGTTTTACCACACCCCGGCGCTGGTCGCTGATACGCTGCAATCCCGGGGTCAGCATGCCGCTGCACGTCGCTGGCAGCAGCATATCTTTAATCCGTCCGCGTTGAACCAGGGGACTGACAGTCAAAACAATCAGATTCCGAACTACTGGAAAGTGGGACCGATTTCTACCGTTTACGCCAAAGAAGTGCCCTCCTACACCATTGAAGGCCCGACAAATCCGGATGCCCTGGCCTATACCAACCCGGTGCATTTCCGCAAGGCCAGCTACATGTCTTATGTTCAGACACAAATTGCTCTGGGTGACAGATATTATCGTCAATTGACACCGGACAGTCTGAACCAGGCATTACAGATTTATACCCAGACCTGTGAGCTGTTGGGGACACGTCCCGGCGTCGGATTGGTCAGCACGTGGGTGCCAATGCCCCTAAAAGACGCCGCAGAAAGAAGGCCCTCTGGTGAGCATATGGCCCGGTTTGAGCGGGAACTGCCATCGCTTCCCGCCACCTGGAACAGTTATCCTACCCCCACCGACTATCCGTCAGTGCAGACCGTCACTTCGGCGGTGTTCCATTCCCCAGTCAATAACCAGTTGCTAATGCTGTGGGACACGCTGGATGCCCGTCGTTACAACCTGCGTCACAATTTGGATATCAATGGTAACCCGCTGCACCTGCCGCTGTTTGCTGCACCACTTGACCCGACAGCGCTTTTGATGGCTGAAGCGCAGGGTGGCACCCAGATCGGCAGTCACCGGGCCGGTATGCTGACCATTCCTCCGTACCGTTACCGTGTCATGAGTGAAAAAGCCCGCGAAGCTGCCGGAATGCTCAGCGGATTCGGCCAGCAATTACTGCAATATCTTGAGGCCAGTGATGAGCGTCACAAAGAGATCCTGGGTCAGTCTCAGCTGGCTGACTTGTGGTCCTTTACTCAACGCGCGCAGAAACAGGCGGTGGATATTGCCATTAACGGGCTGGATACGCTGAATACCAGCCTGGCGGCTGCCCGGCAGCGGTATGACTATTATCAGGGGCTGGCTGACAGGGGGAATTCGGTACTTGAATCGGCAGCGATGGGTTCCATGGCATCCAGCGCTGCCCTGATGGGTGCCGTGAGTGTTCCGGCGATTGCGGCGGGTGCTGTGGCGCTGACACCGAATATTTTTGGCCTGGCCGATGGCGGAAGTGATTGGGCAGGTCCCTTGAAAGGCCTGGCCGAGAGCACTATGGCGTTGGGTTTTGCCGCTGGCGCGGCCTCTGAGACCATGAATATTCAAGCTGGATTTGACCGGCGTAAAGAAGAGTGGCAGCAACAGGCAGAAGAGGCATCGCTCGATATCACGACATTGCAAAGTCAAATCAAGGGGCAGCAGCTACAGATTGAGGCGGCCAGAACGGTACAGGATCTGACGCTGGCACAGCATCAGCAGGTGATGGACATGTACAGGTTCCTGAGCACCCGCTTTACCGGTGAAGCCCTGTATCGGTGGTTGATTGGTCAGCTGTCGGCGCTGTACTACCAGGCCTATGACGCGACCCTGAGTCTGTGTCTGGCTGCCCAGACATGCTGGCAGTATGAGTTGGGTGACTTTGAGACCACCTTTATCCAGACAGGTAGCTGGAATGACCATTACCGCGGTCTGCTGATTGGGGAAACACTGCGCTTAAACCTGCAACAGATGGAGGTGGCCTGGTTGTCACGCAATACCCGCAAACTGGAAATCACCCGTTCGTTTTCCCTGCGTGAGAAAGTAGGCGATACGGCATGGGCAGGCTGGCTGGGGACGCTAAAAGAGAACGGAGTAAACACCTTCTCGTTGAGCGAGAAAGACTTTGATCAGGACTATCCGGGTCATTATCTGCGCCAGATTGCCAGCGTTTCGGTGTCACTGCCCGCCGTCGTGGGACCGTACCAGAATGTCCGCGCTACGCTGACCCAAACGGGTAACTGTCTGGTGCTGAAACCCGATTTGAAGGCGGTGAAATATCTCAAAGAGAACAAGAGCGGCAACGGAACCCATGTGAAGCGCAATCTCAATGCCAGTCAGGAAATCGCGCTGTCCAGTGGCGTGGATGATAACGGTGTCCTGGTGCTGAATGCAGGTAACGAGCGCTATCTGCCGTTTGAGGGCACCGGTGCTGTCTCCGACTGGTCACTGGCATTTCCAAATCCCAGGTCAAACCCACAACAACAGATATTGTCTAGCCTGAACGACATCATCGTGACAGTACGTTACACCGCCCGCAATGGGGGTAACGCGTTTGCCACCGAGGTAATGAAGGTTTGGCTGCAGCAGACTGAGTAA
- a CDS encoding SpvB/TcaC N-terminal domain-containing protein, which translates to MTSTSSSDNLRLIPPTLPKGGGSLQGMPTTPGAMGPNGQAGFQLPFPVSAGRGYSPALSLSYQGGSGNGSFGVSWHCDVPAIRRRTHRGVPTYTDQDTFLGPDGEALVPEQDAQGNPITTSVNTWHDRKLPQIWQVTRYFPRVEGDFARIERWQVTGEADFWLVHHTNGEVLCLGKTAQARIADSAEPKVRIAAWLAEESVSPTGEHIYYQYINAADAGVRDPAGRDTHNQRTLQAVLYGNVTAQSDLFLWDGDAEPARQDWLFTLVLDYGARSMDSTVPPALTLPDKATWPVRQDAFSTYETGFEVRTHFLCRQVLMFHHFPTELGEAATLVNRLLITYDENPVLSRLVSVQTLAYEPDDTHTLKCLPPTTIDYTPFTLKTGAGNWHSMTLPDSLGLASYHLIDLYGEGLSGLLYQEGAGWYYRPPMRDLSPGAESDAVVFGDWEALPTIPSMQQGTNVSLLDINGDGRLEWLIIQPDGPAGYYILQANRTWSAFTPLTQLPLEYLHPDVTFADLHGGGLPDLAMIGPHSVRLYINECTGFDRGRMVMQDTDINLPMKGRDQQELVAFCDMLGSGQMHLVSVRHDRVLCWPNLGNGHFGAPLTLCDTLPFDAVRFNPRQIYLVDVDGSGTTDLVYADPAGIHLFLNQAGNTLSSPLCLPYPDGVAYDQLSQLSFADLSGQGTVSCVLTQYARGADLHPLSWRYDLSSRKPYLLTTMDNQCGARTILTHRSSAQEWLDEKQGSPDASPGIPFPLLVVSRVMQQDDLTGNTLVQTYRYRRGLWDGVEREFRGFGYVEEQDGEESASALAVCPLRICSWYHTGRQEDTQVLYGRPYVDSDAFTLGDTRLTRWTGDADDGHDAAFTPDTQTGWWLHRALKGTLLRREHYGLDGTPAAAVPYTVSQSRCQVRLVQAGDMPVVLPLSAGEITYHYERVASDPQVTQSIPLQYDSYGHGLWTINVNYPRRLTADSPNPYTATALPDSAWSATFDEQQTLLRLTENRIQMRNQPDAQAWVLGIPEITRQNMLTYPGSQSPKQGLTLEALSTSDGLLGSNQPRVLVGLIRHHYHSNASQPKNLILPAHTETALLRDEDLKAYDGVLTAEQRQKWLTEGGYHTMPALLSAPGVTDEPAVWAGNTGFMTYLGAPHFWRPHTQTPARLPGADGVSPVLTATWDSYDCCLLSSMDAYGNTTQADIDYRFLIPRRVTDINDNRHEVQLDALGRVVATSRYGTELGDNGTSSVNVGFSPLNTHPAPVQDTVEAAVAHALAVNQGKATQPQATRVVYDVLCRMGQLTTTHLKQVTASESDIAALHLRLQALRFITAQGHILSPGWQWVDSDKVTEGVPDALREVMKSVPRQPIHYAILAADAYPDNPQQVNVQVAYRDGFGRALQGTALVPAGSAYERTDDGELAFEDGHLVTVPAEPRWTVTGRVEYNLKGQTVRVYQPYFVNNWRAVADTALRAHGYADTHYYDATGREIRVVTAKGEVRRQGYTPWFIVAEDENDTASEIMAMRPMETDHE; encoded by the coding sequence ATGACTTCAACATCTTCATCTGACAACCTGAGACTGATACCCCCGACCTTACCCAAGGGAGGCGGCTCTTTACAGGGGATGCCCACCACGCCGGGGGCGATGGGGCCAAATGGGCAGGCGGGCTTTCAATTGCCCTTTCCTGTCAGTGCCGGGCGGGGATATAGCCCGGCTTTGTCGCTGAGCTATCAGGGCGGCTCAGGTAACGGCTCATTCGGCGTAAGCTGGCATTGTGATGTTCCCGCCATTCGTCGTCGTACCCATCGCGGCGTACCGACCTATACCGATCAGGACACTTTTCTGGGTCCCGACGGGGAAGCGCTGGTGCCAGAACAGGATGCACAAGGCAATCCCATCACGACTTCGGTTAATACCTGGCATGACCGTAAACTGCCACAAATCTGGCAGGTCACCCGCTATTTTCCGCGTGTGGAAGGCGATTTTGCCCGCATTGAACGCTGGCAGGTGACCGGAGAGGCCGATTTTTGGCTGGTACATCACACCAATGGCGAGGTTTTGTGTCTGGGCAAAACGGCTCAGGCGCGCATTGCTGACTCCGCAGAGCCGAAGGTTCGTATTGCAGCCTGGCTGGCGGAAGAATCAGTGTCTCCAACCGGTGAACATATTTATTATCAGTACATCAACGCTGCCGATGCAGGAGTCCGTGATCCAGCAGGACGTGATACCCACAACCAGCGTACTTTACAGGCGGTGTTGTATGGCAATGTCACCGCTCAATCAGATCTGTTTCTATGGGACGGTGACGCTGAGCCAGCCCGTCAAGACTGGCTGTTTACTCTGGTACTGGACTACGGTGCCCGCAGTATGGACAGCACGGTTCCGCCCGCATTGACGCTGCCAGATAAGGCGACCTGGCCAGTTCGTCAAGATGCTTTCTCAACCTACGAGACGGGTTTTGAAGTGAGAACTCACTTCCTCTGTCGTCAGGTATTAATGTTTCATCACTTCCCGACCGAACTGGGAGAAGCCGCCACTTTGGTGAATCGTCTGTTGATAACCTATGATGAAAACCCCGTGTTATCCCGTTTGGTTAGCGTGCAGACTTTGGCCTATGAGCCGGATGACACACACACCTTAAAGTGCCTGCCGCCAACGACGATAGATTATACTCCGTTTACCCTGAAGACCGGGGCCGGAAACTGGCATTCCATGACATTGCCGGACAGTTTGGGACTCGCCTCTTATCACCTGATTGACCTGTATGGTGAAGGTCTCAGCGGCCTGCTATATCAGGAAGGGGCGGGGTGGTATTACCGTCCGCCGATGCGGGATCTGTCTCCCGGGGCAGAATCGGATGCCGTCGTATTCGGCGATTGGGAAGCCCTGCCGACAATTCCCTCTATGCAGCAAGGCACGAACGTGAGTCTGTTGGACATCAATGGGGATGGTCGGCTGGAGTGGTTGATCATACAACCTGACGGTCCGGCAGGGTATTACATCTTACAGGCCAACCGGACTTGGTCTGCGTTTACCCCATTGACTCAACTGCCTTTGGAGTATCTGCATCCTGATGTGACGTTTGCTGATCTGCATGGGGGTGGCCTGCCTGATCTTGCCATGATTGGTCCGCACAGCGTGCGCCTGTATATCAATGAGTGTACCGGGTTTGACAGAGGACGTATGGTGATGCAGGACACCGACATAAATCTGCCAATGAAGGGACGAGATCAGCAGGAGTTGGTGGCCTTTTGCGACATGCTCGGTTCAGGACAGATGCATTTGGTCAGTGTGCGTCACGATCGTGTTCTGTGTTGGCCCAACTTGGGAAATGGGCACTTTGGTGCGCCATTGACGCTTTGTGACACCCTGCCATTTGATGCAGTGCGTTTTAATCCACGGCAGATTTATCTGGTTGATGTGGATGGCTCAGGAACCACTGACCTAGTGTACGCTGATCCGGCGGGTATTCACCTGTTTCTCAATCAGGCGGGTAATACCCTGTCCTCCCCCCTCTGTCTGCCTTACCCCGATGGCGTGGCCTATGACCAGCTGAGTCAGTTGAGTTTTGCCGACCTTTCCGGCCAGGGTACCGTAAGTTGCGTGTTGACACAGTACGCACGGGGCGCGGATTTGCATCCGTTGAGCTGGCGTTATGACTTGTCCTCCCGCAAGCCGTACCTGCTGACGACGATGGATAATCAGTGCGGTGCCCGCACAATACTGACGCATCGCAGTTCGGCGCAGGAATGGTTGGATGAGAAACAGGGTTCGCCCGATGCCAGTCCCGGGATACCGTTCCCCCTCCTGGTCGTGAGCCGTGTCATGCAGCAAGATGACCTGACCGGTAATACTTTGGTTCAGACATATCGTTACCGCCGGGGCCTCTGGGACGGTGTGGAACGGGAGTTCCGCGGCTTCGGGTATGTGGAAGAACAGGATGGTGAGGAGAGCGCGAGCGCATTAGCGGTCTGTCCGTTACGCATTTGCAGCTGGTATCACACGGGCCGTCAGGAAGATACCCAAGTGCTGTACGGCCGCCCTTACGTCGATTCCGATGCCTTTACGTTGGGGGATACCCGCCTGACCCGCTGGACAGGGGATGCCGATGACGGGCATGACGCGGCTTTCACGCCGGATACGCAGACTGGCTGGTGGCTGCATCGGGCATTGAAGGGAACGTTATTGCGCCGGGAGCACTATGGTCTGGATGGTACGCCAGCCGCCGCCGTGCCTTATACGGTCAGTCAATCGCGCTGTCAGGTTCGCCTGGTACAAGCGGGTGATATGCCTGTTGTCCTGCCACTCAGTGCTGGCGAAATCACCTATCACTATGAGCGGGTGGCAAGTGACCCACAAGTTACTCAGTCTATTCCTTTGCAGTATGACAGTTATGGACACGGTTTGTGGACAATCAATGTCAATTACCCGCGCCGCCTGACGGCTGACAGCCCCAACCCTTATACTGCAACGGCGTTGCCCGACAGTGCCTGGTCAGCCACTTTTGATGAGCAGCAGACGTTGTTACGCCTGACGGAAAACCGCATCCAGATGCGCAATCAGCCTGATGCTCAAGCCTGGGTGCTGGGTATCCCGGAGATTACCCGCCAGAATATGTTGACTTATCCCGGCAGTCAAAGCCCGAAACAGGGGCTAACGCTGGAGGCATTGAGCACCTCAGATGGCCTGCTGGGCTCAAATCAGCCTCGTGTATTGGTGGGGTTAATCCGGCATCATTACCACAGTAACGCCAGCCAACCCAAAAACCTCATTTTGCCGGCTCACACCGAGACAGCCTTGCTGAGAGATGAAGATCTGAAAGCCTATGACGGTGTACTGACGGCGGAACAACGTCAAAAATGGCTCACGGAGGGGGGATATCACACTATGCCTGCCTTACTGTCTGCACCGGGCGTGACGGATGAACCTGCCGTATGGGCGGGTAACACAGGTTTTATGACCTATTTGGGTGCACCGCACTTCTGGCGGCCACATACTCAAACCCCTGCCCGGCTCCCCGGCGCGGATGGCGTGTCGCCCGTATTGACCGCCACCTGGGACAGCTATGACTGTTGCCTGTTGAGCAGTATGGATGCGTACGGGAATACGACTCAGGCCGACATAGACTATCGTTTCTTAATCCCCCGCCGGGTCACAGATATCAATGACAATCGGCATGAAGTGCAGCTGGATGCTTTGGGACGTGTGGTGGCAACCAGCCGGTACGGCACCGAATTAGGTGATAATGGCACTTCATCGGTTAATGTGGGATTTTCACCGTTGAATACGCATCCCGCCCCCGTGCAGGACACCGTTGAGGCGGCTGTAGCACATGCACTGGCGGTCAATCAGGGCAAAGCCACCCAGCCACAGGCCACTCGCGTGGTTTATGACGTGTTGTGCCGGATGGGGCAACTGACCACAACCCATTTGAAGCAGGTGACGGCCAGCGAATCAGATATCGCGGCTTTGCACCTGCGTTTGCAGGCGCTGCGGTTTATAACTGCGCAGGGGCATATCTTGTCGCCCGGCTGGCAATGGGTGGACTCTGATAAGGTGACCGAGGGCGTGCCGGATGCCCTGCGGGAAGTCATGAAGAGCGTGCCACGTCAGCCGATACACTACGCGATATTGGCGGCGGATGCTTATCCGGATAACCCCCAGCAGGTGAATGTTCAGGTGGCTTACCGTGATGGTTTTGGCCGTGCCCTGCAAGGGACGGCGCTGGTTCCTGCCGGATCAGCCTACGAGCGTACGGATGACGGCGAACTGGCATTCGAGGATGGGCATTTGGTCACGGTGCCGGCGGAGCCACGCTGGACGGTGACCGGCCGGGTGGAATACAACCTTAAGGGGCAAACCGTGCGTGTCTACCAACCCTATTTTGTGAATAATTGGCGCGCGGTGGCCGATACCGCCCTGCGTGCACACGGTTATGCCGATACGCATTATTACGATGCGACAGGACGGGAAATTCGGGTGGTAACAGCCAAAGGGGAAGTGCGCCGTCAGGGATATACTCCCTGGTTTATTGTGGCAGAAGATGAGAATGATACCGCCAGTGAAATAATGGCAATGCGACCAATGGAGACTGACCATGAGTGA